From one Plantibacter flavus genomic stretch:
- a CDS encoding exodeoxyribonuclease III, producing the protein MSAPLRIASVNVNGVRAAFRKGMGDWLEDRGVDILALQEVRAATSDLETLFGPEWNILHDAATAKGRAGVAIVSRRSAGIHRVALGADDFDSAGRWIEADFDIDGTLVTVVSTYVHSGEVDTPKQVEKFRFLEAMLERLPALREHNPLSLVVGDLNVGHTELDIKNWKGNVKRAGFLPAERSYFDRYLGPAGEPVTGVDGVTGTGLGWVDIGRQSAGQVPGPYTWWSQRGQAFDTDTGWRIDYQLATPELAALASGYTIDRAAAYDQRWSDHAPVVVDYAV; encoded by the coding sequence ATGTCTGCACCCCTCCGCATCGCCAGTGTCAACGTCAACGGAGTCCGCGCGGCCTTCCGCAAAGGGATGGGCGACTGGCTCGAAGACCGCGGGGTCGACATCCTCGCCCTGCAGGAGGTCCGCGCCGCGACGAGCGACCTCGAGACGCTGTTCGGACCAGAGTGGAACATCCTGCACGATGCCGCGACCGCCAAGGGGCGCGCAGGCGTCGCGATCGTCAGCCGTCGCTCGGCGGGCATCCACCGCGTCGCCCTCGGAGCCGACGACTTCGACAGCGCGGGTCGTTGGATCGAGGCCGACTTCGACATCGACGGCACCCTCGTCACGGTCGTGAGCACCTACGTGCACTCCGGCGAGGTCGACACCCCCAAGCAGGTCGAGAAGTTCCGCTTCCTCGAGGCGATGCTCGAGCGGCTGCCCGCACTGCGCGAGCACAACCCGCTGTCCCTCGTCGTCGGCGACCTCAACGTGGGCCACACCGAGCTCGACATCAAGAACTGGAAGGGCAACGTCAAGCGTGCCGGCTTCCTGCCCGCCGAGCGGTCCTACTTCGACCGCTACCTCGGCCCGGCGGGCGAGCCGGTGACGGGCGTCGACGGCGTGACCGGCACCGGCCTCGGCTGGGTCGACATCGGGCGTCAGTCCGCCGGCCAGGTCCCTGGTCCCTACACCTGGTGGTCCCAGCGCGGCCAGGCCTTCGACACCGACACCGGCTGGCGCATCGACTATCAGCTCGCCACTCCCGAGCTCGCGGCCCTCGCCTCCGGGTACACCATCGACCGCGCTGCGGCATACGACCAGCGATGGTCCGATCACGCCCCCGTCGTCGTCGACTACGCCGTCTGA
- the trpS gene encoding tryptophan--tRNA ligase, whose translation MTKPRLYSGMQPSADSLHLGNYIGALLQWKQMQQEHDAFFSIVDLHAITVPQDPAELREKTRRTAAQYIAAGIDPSASTLYVQSHVPAHAQLAWVLNTITGMGEAARMTQFKDKSAKHGRDASSVGLFAYPILMAADILLYQTDIVPVGDDQRQHIELTRDLAERFNARFGDTFVVPKAQIQKDSARIYDLQNPTSKMSKSAETPAGIIWLLDEPKVTQKKIMRAVTDNDGVIAFDAQEKPGVSNLLSIYSAITGSPIEAVVGEFEGRGYGDLKKGLAEVVVGELEPVRARALELLDDPAELDRLLAVNAARATEVAEQTLAEVYDRVGLLRPA comes from the coding sequence ATGACCAAGCCACGCCTGTACTCCGGCATGCAGCCCTCCGCCGACTCGCTCCACCTCGGCAACTACATCGGCGCCCTCCTGCAGTGGAAGCAGATGCAGCAGGAGCACGACGCCTTCTTCAGCATCGTCGACCTGCACGCGATCACGGTGCCGCAGGACCCCGCCGAGCTCCGGGAGAAGACCCGTCGCACGGCCGCCCAGTACATCGCCGCAGGCATCGACCCCTCGGCCTCGACCCTGTACGTCCAGTCGCACGTCCCGGCGCACGCACAGCTCGCCTGGGTGCTGAACACGATCACCGGCATGGGTGAGGCCGCGCGCATGACGCAGTTCAAGGACAAGTCGGCCAAGCACGGACGCGACGCCTCGTCGGTCGGACTCTTCGCCTACCCGATCCTCATGGCGGCCGACATCCTGCTCTACCAGACCGACATCGTGCCGGTCGGCGACGACCAGCGGCAGCACATCGAGCTCACGCGCGACCTCGCCGAGCGGTTCAACGCCCGCTTCGGCGACACCTTCGTCGTCCCGAAGGCGCAGATCCAGAAGGACTCCGCACGCATCTACGACCTCCAGAACCCGACGTCGAAGATGTCGAAGTCCGCCGAGACCCCGGCAGGCATCATCTGGTTGCTCGACGAGCCGAAGGTCACGCAGAAGAAGATCATGCGTGCCGTCACCGACAACGACGGCGTCATCGCCTTCGACGCGCAGGAGAAGCCCGGCGTCTCGAACCTGCTGAGCATCTACTCCGCGATCACCGGCTCCCCCATCGAGGCGGTCGTCGGCGAGTTCGAGGGTCGTGGCTACGGCGACCTCAAGAAGGGTCTCGCCGAGGTCGTCGTCGGCGAACTCGAGCCGGTCCGTGCGCGCGCGCTCGAGCTCCTCGACGACCCCGCCGAGCTCGACCGCCTGCTCGCGGTCAACGCCGCGCGCGCGACCGAGGTCGCCGAGCAGACCCTCGCCGAGGTCTACGACCGCGTCGGACTCCTCCGCCCAGCCTGA
- the glpK gene encoding glycerol kinase GlpK, with amino-acid sequence MADYVIAIDQGTTSSRAIVFDKSGSIVSTGQLEHEQIFPKAGWVEHNPNQIWNNTREVIGQALSKANITRHAIAAIGITNQRETAVVWDKTTGQPVYNAIVWQDTRTQDIVNRLAADGGVERFKKTVGLPLATYFSGTKIVWILENVEGAREKAEAGDLLFGTTDSWVIWNLTGGVNGGVHVTDVTNASRTLFMDLETLQWDDEILKAFGVPKSMLPEIKSSSEVYGHASDDSLLRETPIAGILGDQQAATFGQAAFQQGEAKNTYGTGNFIIFNTGEEIVHSENGLLTTLGYKLGDAKPHYALEGSIAVTGSLVQWLRDNLGMFSSAPEVEALAKTVEDNGGAYFVPAFSGLFAPYWRPDARGALVGLTRYVNKGHIARAALESTAFQTAEVIDAVNADSGVPLTELKVDGGMTANDTLMQFQADILGVPVIRPVVAETTALGAAYAAGLAVGFWSDLDDLAKNWQEDKRWEPNMDSAERDRLYRNWKKAVTKTFDWVDDDVQ; translated from the coding sequence ATGGCGGACTACGTCATCGCAATCGACCAGGGGACGACGAGTTCCCGGGCCATCGTCTTCGACAAGAGCGGATCGATCGTCTCGACGGGCCAGCTCGAGCACGAGCAGATCTTCCCGAAGGCCGGCTGGGTCGAGCACAACCCGAACCAGATCTGGAACAACACCCGCGAGGTCATCGGCCAGGCGCTCAGCAAGGCCAACATCACCAGGCACGCCATCGCGGCCATCGGCATCACGAACCAGCGCGAGACCGCCGTCGTCTGGGACAAGACCACCGGTCAGCCCGTCTACAACGCGATCGTCTGGCAGGACACGCGCACGCAGGACATCGTGAACCGCCTCGCTGCGGACGGTGGCGTCGAGCGCTTCAAGAAGACCGTCGGCCTGCCGCTGGCGACCTACTTCTCCGGCACCAAGATCGTCTGGATCCTCGAGAACGTCGAGGGTGCTCGCGAGAAGGCCGAGGCGGGCGACCTCCTGTTCGGCACGACCGACAGCTGGGTCATCTGGAACCTCACCGGTGGTGTCAACGGCGGCGTGCACGTCACGGACGTCACCAACGCCTCGCGCACGCTCTTCATGGACCTCGAGACCCTGCAGTGGGACGACGAGATCCTCAAGGCGTTCGGTGTCCCGAAGTCGATGCTCCCGGAGATCAAGAGCTCCTCCGAGGTCTACGGCCACGCGTCCGACGACAGCCTCCTCCGCGAGACGCCGATCGCCGGCATCCTCGGCGACCAGCAGGCGGCGACCTTCGGTCAGGCCGCGTTCCAGCAGGGCGAGGCCAAGAACACCTACGGCACCGGTAACTTCATCATCTTCAACACCGGTGAGGAGATCGTCCACTCCGAGAACGGTCTGCTGACGACGCTCGGCTACAAGCTCGGTGACGCGAAGCCGCACTACGCGCTCGAGGGTTCGATCGCCGTGACCGGTTCGCTCGTCCAGTGGCTGCGCGACAACCTCGGCATGTTCTCCTCCGCTCCCGAGGTCGAGGCGCTCGCCAAGACCGTCGAGGACAACGGTGGCGCGTACTTCGTGCCGGCGTTCTCCGGGCTGTTCGCGCCGTACTGGCGTCCGGACGCCCGCGGTGCGCTCGTCGGGCTCACCCGGTACGTCAACAAGGGCCACATCGCCCGGGCCGCCCTCGAGTCGACCGCGTTCCAGACGGCCGAGGTCATCGACGCCGTCAACGCCGACTCCGGTGTCCCGCTGACGGAGCTCAAGGTCGACGGCGGCATGACCGCCAACGACACGCTCATGCAGTTCCAGGCCGACATCCTCGGTGTCCCGGTCATCCGACCGGTCGTCGCGGAGACCACGGCGCTCGGCGCGGCCTACGCGGCCGGTCTCGCCGTCGGCTTCTGGTCCGACCTCGACGACCTCGCGAAGAACTGGCAGGAGGACAAGCGCTGGGAGCCCAACATGGACTCCGCAGAGCGCGACCGCCTCTACCGCAACTGGAAGAAGGCCGTCACGAAGACCTTCGACTGGGTCGACGACGACGTGCAGTAG
- a CDS encoding MIP/aquaporin family protein → MNLGTIFLSETVGTAMLVLLGTGVVATAILTKSKGLGGGWLLINFGWGLAVFAGVTVSYASGGHLNPAVTIGFLTTGSIDFGTALVYWAAQMVGAFIGAVLTYFAFKQHFDQEEDPGKKLGVFSTGPEIRSYGWNLVTEVIATFVLVFVVMSFGKTGPDAVVIEGVPGGLAALGALPVALLVVGIGASLGGPTGYAINPARDLGPRIAHALLPIKGKGKSDWSYAWVPVVGPLLGGVLAALASMVLLPAV, encoded by the coding sequence ATGAACCTCGGAACCATCTTCCTCTCCGAGACCGTGGGGACGGCGATGCTCGTCCTGCTCGGTACCGGTGTGGTCGCCACGGCGATCCTCACGAAATCCAAGGGCCTCGGTGGCGGCTGGCTGCTCATCAACTTCGGTTGGGGCCTCGCGGTCTTCGCCGGCGTCACGGTGTCCTACGCCTCCGGCGGACACCTGAACCCCGCCGTCACGATCGGCTTCCTCACCACGGGGTCGATCGACTTCGGTACGGCGCTCGTCTACTGGGCGGCGCAGATGGTCGGTGCCTTCATCGGTGCCGTGCTGACGTACTTCGCCTTCAAGCAGCACTTCGACCAGGAGGAGGACCCGGGCAAGAAGCTCGGTGTCTTCTCGACCGGTCCGGAGATCCGCAGCTACGGCTGGAACCTCGTCACCGAGGTCATCGCGACCTTCGTCCTCGTCTTCGTCGTGATGTCCTTCGGCAAGACCGGCCCCGACGCGGTGGTCATCGAGGGCGTGCCCGGAGGACTCGCAGCCCTGGGCGCCCTGCCCGTCGCCCTGCTCGTCGTCGGTATCGGAGCCTCCCTCGGTGGCCCGACCGGCTACGCGATCAACCCGGCACGTGACCTCGGTCCGCGCATCGCCCACGCCCTCCTCCCCATCAAGGGCAAGGGCAAGAGCGACTGGTCCTACGCCTGGGTGCCGGTCGTCGGTCCTCTGCTCGGTGGTGTCCTCGCGGCCCTCGCCTCGATGGTGCTGCTCCCGGCCGTCTGA
- a CDS encoding glycerol-3-phosphate dehydrogenase/oxidase has translation MSLKSSAPRSTVQSVIDRPQASVLIIGGGINGIATFRDLALQGVDVTLVERNDWASGASAASSHMIHGGIRYLENGEFRLVQESVQERNGLIKIAPHYVKPLETTVPIFSTFSGILSAPLRFLTHKQGKPQERGALLIKVGLTAYDSFSRDGGSVPRHRFHGRKKSLADLPKMNPGLKYTATYYDASMHDPERLALDVLMDGLAAGPHARAVNYVEAVGMGADGVELRDTATGQTFTVTSDVVVNTSGPWTDLTNAGLGEPTTYMGGTKGSHIVLDNPELYAATKGREIFFEHEDGRIVLIYPLKGKVMVGTTDIDADPSTPSVCTEEEVDYFFDLVKHVFPTIATSREQIVYRFSGIRPLPKHDDEAPGFVSRDYRIERRAAAARPSTTVFSLVGGKWTTFRALAEHLSTDVLNTIGAPRPVETLGLAIGGGAGFPRTDAATRTWVAAHEDGTGAKRAEQLLGRYGTKAAALLEHLSEHGDDRLQGAADYSVQELEYLVEQEQVVHLSDVLHRRTSLAFTGSLTAGLVDEIARVVGGVLGWDDAERTAQISAALDRLRDAHQVDLRVDAAKEAPAFS, from the coding sequence ATGTCCCTCAAGTCGTCAGCTCCCCGTTCCACCGTCCAGTCCGTCATCGACCGCCCGCAGGCGTCGGTGCTCATCATCGGCGGCGGCATCAACGGCATCGCGACCTTCCGCGACCTGGCGCTCCAGGGCGTCGACGTCACGCTCGTGGAACGCAACGACTGGGCCTCCGGCGCCTCCGCCGCGTCGAGCCACATGATCCACGGCGGCATCCGGTACCTCGAGAACGGTGAGTTCCGCCTCGTCCAGGAGTCGGTGCAGGAGCGCAACGGGCTCATCAAGATCGCCCCGCACTACGTGAAGCCGCTCGAGACCACGGTCCCGATCTTCTCGACCTTCTCCGGCATCCTCTCCGCACCGCTGCGCTTCCTCACCCACAAGCAGGGCAAGCCGCAGGAGCGTGGCGCGCTGCTCATCAAGGTCGGCCTCACCGCGTACGACTCCTTCTCCCGTGACGGTGGCAGCGTGCCGCGTCACCGCTTCCACGGCCGCAAGAAGTCCCTCGCCGACCTGCCGAAGATGAACCCGGGCCTCAAGTACACGGCGACCTACTACGACGCCTCCATGCACGACCCGGAGCGCCTCGCGCTCGACGTCCTCATGGACGGCCTCGCCGCTGGCCCGCACGCCCGCGCCGTCAACTACGTCGAGGCGGTCGGCATGGGTGCCGACGGCGTCGAGCTCCGCGACACGGCCACCGGCCAGACCTTCACCGTGACCAGCGACGTCGTGGTCAACACCTCCGGCCCCTGGACCGACCTCACGAACGCCGGCCTCGGCGAGCCGACGACCTACATGGGCGGCACGAAGGGCTCGCACATCGTCCTCGACAACCCGGAGCTCTACGCGGCCACCAAGGGACGCGAGATCTTCTTCGAGCACGAGGACGGCCGCATCGTCCTCATCTACCCGCTCAAGGGCAAGGTCATGGTCGGCACGACCGACATCGACGCCGACCCGAGCACCCCGAGCGTCTGCACCGAGGAGGAGGTCGACTACTTCTTCGACCTCGTGAAGCACGTCTTCCCGACCATCGCGACCTCGCGTGAGCAGATCGTCTACCGGTTCTCCGGCATCCGCCCGCTGCCGAAGCACGACGACGAGGCCCCCGGCTTCGTGTCGCGCGACTACCGGATCGAGCGCCGGGCCGCCGCTGCACGTCCGTCCACCACCGTGTTCAGCCTCGTCGGTGGCAAGTGGACCACCTTCCGGGCCCTCGCCGAGCACCTCAGCACGGACGTGCTCAACACCATCGGAGCCCCGCGCCCCGTGGAGACCCTCGGACTCGCGATCGGTGGCGGCGCAGGCTTCCCGCGCACCGACGCCGCGACGCGCACCTGGGTCGCCGCGCACGAGGACGGCACCGGCGCCAAGCGCGCCGAGCAGCTGCTGGGCCGGTACGGCACGAAGGCCGCCGCACTCCTCGAGCACCTGTCCGAGCACGGCGATGACCGCTTGCAGGGCGCTGCCGACTACAGCGTGCAGGAGCTGGAGTACCTCGTCGAGCAGGAGCAGGTCGTGCACCTCTCCGACGTGCTGCACCGCCGCACGAGCCTCGCGTTCACCGGATCGCTGACCGCCGGCCTCGTCGACGAGATCGCCCGCGTCGTCGGCGGTGTCCTCGGGTGGGACGACGCCGAACGGACCGCGCAGATCTCCGCAGCGCTCGACCGCCTGCGCGACGCCCACCAGGTCGACCTCCGGGTGGACGCCGCCAAGGAGGCCCCGGCGTTCTCATAA
- a CDS encoding sugar-binding transcriptional regulator encodes MSLADALSQPDRTAEALRAAQLYYVQDLTMEAIAQELHTSRSSVSRLLGYARESGLVDIQVRSPHDMPSRLEAEFRDRFGVTAHIVPVPDHTSDIDRLERVALSAARFLGSVFDSNMTLGLAWGSTVSAVARHLTPKRTHNSQIVQLNGAANTRTSGILYASEILHRYADAYGAYAQQFAVPAFFDDPSTKLALWRERSIRRVLEIQRRMDVALFGLGSQLSGVPSHVYVGGYLDDSDFEALASAGAVGDVATVFFRADGSWRDIPFNNRASGPDLDVLRGVSRRICVVAGAAKVPPLLGALAGGLISDLVVDEGTARAAIDQHDAQR; translated from the coding sequence ATGTCGCTCGCAGACGCGCTCAGTCAGCCGGACCGGACGGCCGAGGCGCTCCGTGCCGCACAGCTGTATTACGTGCAGGACCTCACCATGGAGGCCATCGCCCAGGAGCTCCACACCTCCCGGTCGTCGGTGTCCCGCCTGCTCGGATATGCGCGGGAAAGCGGGCTCGTCGACATCCAGGTGCGCTCCCCGCACGACATGCCGTCGCGGCTCGAAGCGGAGTTCCGCGACCGGTTCGGCGTGACCGCCCACATCGTCCCGGTCCCCGACCACACGAGCGACATCGACCGCCTGGAGCGGGTCGCCCTCTCGGCTGCACGTTTTCTCGGCTCCGTGTTCGACTCGAACATGACGCTCGGCCTGGCCTGGGGCTCGACCGTGAGTGCGGTGGCGAGGCACCTCACCCCCAAGCGGACCCACAACTCGCAGATCGTCCAGCTGAACGGTGCGGCCAACACGCGCACCTCGGGCATCCTCTACGCGAGTGAGATCCTGCATCGGTACGCGGACGCCTACGGGGCCTACGCGCAGCAGTTCGCGGTTCCGGCCTTCTTCGACGACCCGTCGACCAAGCTCGCCCTGTGGCGGGAGCGCAGCATCCGACGCGTGCTCGAGATCCAACGGCGCATGGACGTCGCGCTGTTCGGTCTCGGTTCGCAGCTCTCGGGCGTACCCAGCCACGTGTACGTCGGCGGCTACCTCGACGACAGCGACTTCGAGGCGCTCGCGAGCGCCGGGGCGGTCGGGGACGTCGCGACCGTCTTCTTCCGCGCCGACGGTTCGTGGCGGGACATCCCCTTCAACAACCGCGCATCCGGACCCGACCTCGACGTGCTGCGCGGGGTCTCCCGTCGGATCTGCGTGGTCGCCGGTGCCGCCAAGGTGCCGCCGCTCCTCGGGGCGTTGGCGGGAGGGCTCATCTCCGACCTCGTGGTCGACGAGGGAACCGCCCGCGCGGCGATCGATCAGCATGACGCCCAGCGCTGA
- the ribD gene encoding bifunctional diaminohydroxyphosphoribosylaminopyrimidine deaminase/5-amino-6-(5-phosphoribosylamino)uracil reductase RibD gives MSAGTEAPQASVREEQAMLRALELAANGPARGVNPRVGCVILDDDGTVLAEGWHRGAGTPHAEVDALSHLAPGAARGATAVVTLEPCNHTGRTGPCAVALLEAGVERVVFAVDDPGHHSGGGAERLRDGGVTVIGGVLAGPAEDLLGDWLTTARLGRPLVTVKWASSLDGRIAASDGTSRWITGDAARDDVHRRRAAHDAILVGTGTVLADDPSLTARDDRGDLLPEQPLPVVMGDRPIPRDAAVHRHPRPVVLHHGHDPAALLAELRAAGVRSVFIEGGPTIATAFLRAGLADTVLTYLAPVLLGGPRLAIGDLGVDTIGEAIRLTTVGVEPLGDDLLVITTPDRSASASAAHHLTA, from the coding sequence ATGAGCGCAGGAACCGAGGCACCGCAGGCGAGTGTCCGCGAGGAGCAGGCCATGCTGCGCGCGCTCGAACTCGCCGCCAACGGCCCCGCCCGCGGCGTCAACCCCCGCGTCGGCTGCGTCATCCTCGACGACGACGGCACCGTGCTCGCCGAGGGCTGGCACCGCGGAGCCGGCACCCCGCACGCGGAGGTCGACGCCCTGTCCCACCTCGCGCCCGGGGCGGCCCGTGGCGCGACCGCCGTCGTCACCCTGGAACCGTGCAACCACACGGGCCGGACCGGTCCGTGTGCCGTCGCCCTCCTCGAGGCCGGCGTCGAGCGCGTCGTGTTCGCCGTGGACGACCCCGGCCACCACTCCGGGGGTGGAGCGGAACGGCTCCGCGACGGCGGCGTGACCGTCATCGGCGGCGTGCTCGCCGGACCGGCGGAGGACCTCCTCGGTGACTGGCTCACCACCGCCCGCCTCGGGCGTCCGCTCGTCACCGTGAAGTGGGCCTCGAGTCTCGACGGGCGGATCGCCGCGAGCGACGGCACGAGCCGCTGGATCACCGGCGATGCCGCACGCGACGACGTCCACCGTCGGCGGGCCGCCCACGACGCGATCCTCGTCGGCACGGGGACGGTCCTCGCCGACGACCCGAGCCTCACCGCTCGCGACGACCGCGGCGACCTCCTGCCCGAGCAGCCCCTGCCCGTCGTCATGGGCGATCGCCCGATCCCCCGGGACGCCGCCGTCCACCGCCACCCCCGGCCGGTCGTCCTCCACCACGGGCATGATCCGGCCGCGCTGCTCGCCGAGCTCCGCGCCGCGGGCGTCCGGAGCGTGTTCATCGAGGGCGGCCCGACCATCGCCACGGCGTTCCTCCGCGCAGGACTCGCCGACACGGTCCTCACCTATCTCGCCCCCGTGCTCCTCGGCGGCCCTCGCCTCGCGATCGGCGACCTCGGTGTCGACACCATCGGCGAAGCGATCCGACTCACCACCGTCGGCGTCGAACCACTCGGCGACGACCTCCTCGTCATCACGACACCCGACCGCAGCGCCTCCGCCTCGGCCGCCCACCACCTCACCGCCTGA
- a CDS encoding riboflavin synthase, producing the protein MFTGIIEELGTIVAIDHGDDSARFTVRGPLALEGTRHGDSIAVSGVCLTVVEQTGETFTADVMAQTLAMSSLDGVTVGSPVNLERAARVGDRLGGHIVQGHVDGTGTVLATVPGEAWRIVRVSLPAALAPLVVDKGSITVDGVSLTVSAISAPDAPEAWFEVSLIPETLAATTLGDRVPGDRVNLETDILARHVERMLAFSRLESALPSSIGQDPQSADPVGTTATGRGNV; encoded by the coding sequence ATGTTCACGGGCATCATCGAAGAACTCGGCACCATCGTCGCCATCGACCACGGCGACGACTCGGCACGTTTCACCGTCCGTGGCCCGCTCGCCCTCGAGGGCACCCGGCACGGGGACTCCATCGCCGTGAGCGGTGTCTGCCTCACCGTCGTCGAGCAGACCGGTGAGACGTTCACGGCCGACGTCATGGCCCAGACCCTCGCGATGAGCTCGCTCGACGGCGTCACGGTCGGATCTCCGGTCAACCTCGAACGTGCGGCCCGCGTCGGTGACCGTCTCGGTGGACACATCGTCCAAGGGCACGTCGACGGCACCGGCACCGTCCTGGCCACGGTGCCCGGCGAGGCCTGGCGCATCGTGCGTGTCTCGCTCCCCGCGGCACTCGCGCCGCTCGTCGTCGACAAGGGGTCGATCACCGTCGACGGCGTCTCGCTCACCGTCAGCGCCATCAGCGCTCCGGATGCACCGGAGGCCTGGTTCGAGGTGTCCCTCATCCCCGAGACGCTGGCCGCGACGACGCTCGGCGATCGGGTCCCCGGCGACCGTGTGAACCTCGAGACCGACATCCTCGCCAGGCACGTCGAGCGCATGCTCGCCTTCAGCCGTCTCGAGTCGGCACTCCCCAGCAGCATCGGCCAGGATCCGCAGTCCGCGGACCCGGTCGGCACCACCGCCACCGGAAGGGGCAACGTATGA
- the ribA gene encoding GTP cyclohydrolase II, whose amino-acid sequence MSIASIPEALEALRQGRPVIVADDEGRENEGDVILAAESATQEWIAWTVRHSSGFICAPMTNEIADRLALPPMVALNEDPRGTAYTVTVDAADRLSTGISAADRAHTLRVLADPASVPASLSRPGHIVPLRAVDGGVRERDGHTEAAVDLMKLAGLVPVGAISEIVADDGEMMRLPGLIALGEREGVLVTTIAALVAFLEENPDAAAVCAEERTAQAAIPESSNVSFEVETTVPTTHGSFRLRAYRDRRTGADHVAIIAGDPQATGALVRVHSECLTGEAFGSLKCECGPQLDSALDTIQRHGGVVVYLRGHEGRGIGLVNKLRAYRLQEDGLDTLDANLALGLPADARDYTAASAILTDLGITSVRLLSNNPEKERQLTNHGIAVSERVPLVVGVGLFNEGYLETKRDRMGHSIGFELAPEPHPHQ is encoded by the coding sequence ATGAGCATCGCCAGCATCCCGGAGGCCCTCGAGGCACTCCGCCAGGGCCGTCCCGTCATCGTGGCCGACGACGAAGGCCGAGAGAACGAGGGCGACGTGATCCTCGCTGCGGAGTCCGCCACCCAGGAGTGGATCGCATGGACGGTCCGGCACTCCTCCGGATTCATCTGCGCACCGATGACGAACGAGATCGCCGACCGCTTGGCCCTCCCGCCGATGGTCGCGCTCAACGAGGACCCCAGAGGCACCGCGTACACCGTCACGGTCGACGCGGCCGACCGACTCAGCACCGGCATCAGCGCCGCCGACCGCGCTCACACCCTGCGCGTGCTCGCCGACCCGGCGTCCGTGCCTGCCAGTCTCTCGCGCCCCGGACACATCGTCCCGTTGCGCGCCGTCGACGGCGGGGTGCGCGAGCGCGACGGGCACACGGAGGCGGCCGTCGACCTCATGAAGCTCGCGGGGCTCGTCCCGGTCGGAGCGATCTCCGAGATCGTCGCCGACGACGGCGAGATGATGCGTCTGCCCGGCCTCATCGCGCTCGGCGAGCGGGAGGGCGTGCTCGTCACGACGATCGCCGCGCTCGTCGCGTTCCTCGAGGAGAACCCCGACGCGGCCGCGGTCTGCGCCGAGGAACGCACCGCCCAGGCGGCCATCCCCGAGTCGTCGAACGTGTCCTTCGAGGTGGAGACGACCGTCCCGACAACGCACGGCTCGTTCCGGTTGCGCGCCTACCGCGACCGCAGGACCGGTGCCGACCACGTCGCCATCATCGCCGGCGACCCGCAGGCCACCGGTGCGCTCGTGCGCGTCCACTCGGAGTGCCTGACCGGCGAGGCGTTCGGCTCGCTCAAGTGCGAGTGCGGTCCGCAGCTCGACAGCGCCCTCGACACCATCCAGCGCCACGGCGGTGTCGTCGTCTACCTGCGTGGGCACGAGGGGCGCGGCATCGGTCTCGTCAACAAGCTGCGTGCGTACCGGTTGCAGGAGGACGGTCTCGACACCCTCGACGCCAACCTCGCGCTCGGGCTGCCGGCCGACGCCCGCGACTACACGGCGGCGAGCGCGATCCTGACGGACCTCGGCATCACCTCCGTGCGCCTGCTCTCGAACAACCCGGAGAAGGAGCGACAGCTCACGAACCACGGCATCGCCGTGAGCGAGCGCGTCCCGTTGGTGGTCGGCGTCGGCCTGTTCAACGAGGGCTACCTCGAGACGAAGCGCGACCGCATGGGCCACAGCATCGGCTTCGAGCTCGCACCGGAACCGCACCCGCACCAGTAG
- the ribH gene encoding 6,7-dimethyl-8-ribityllumazine synthase, protein MSGEGSPTISVDGTGLDIVVIAGTWHETITDGLIAGAVKALDASGANHRLVRVPGSFELPVVAKAALEAGADAVVALGVIIRGGTPHFEYVSDAATSGLTQVSIQTGKPVGFGVLTLDDEKQGLDRAGLPGSKEDKGAEAADAAVATAVVLRELRG, encoded by the coding sequence ATGAGCGGCGAAGGATCCCCCACCATCAGCGTCGACGGCACCGGCCTCGACATCGTCGTCATCGCCGGCACCTGGCACGAGACCATCACCGACGGTCTCATCGCCGGAGCCGTCAAGGCCCTCGATGCGAGCGGTGCCAACCATCGCCTCGTGCGGGTCCCCGGGAGCTTCGAGCTCCCGGTCGTCGCCAAAGCCGCCCTCGAGGCCGGGGCCGATGCGGTCGTCGCCCTCGGGGTCATCATCCGCGGCGGCACGCCGCACTTCGAGTACGTCTCCGACGCCGCGACGAGCGGCCTCACCCAGGTCAGCATCCAGACGGGCAAGCCCGTCGGCTTCGGCGTCCTCACCCTCGACGACGAGAAGCAGGGGCTCGACCGCGCGGGGCTTCCCGGGTCGAAGGAGGACAAGGGGGCGGAGGCCGCCGATGCCGCCGTGGCCACCGCGGTCGTCCTCCGCGAGCTGCGCGGCTGA